In Paracoccus fistulariae, a single window of DNA contains:
- the aspS gene encoding aspartate--tRNA ligase: MHAYRSHTCADLTAANAGDTVRLSGWVHRVRDHGGVLFVDLRDHYGMTQVLADSDSPAFAAMEKLRAETVIRIDGRVKLRDASLVNPKLPTGEIEVYATDLEVLGPADELPLPVFGDQDYPEETRLAYRFIDLRRESLHQNIMLRSQVIRSLRNRMWDTGFTEFQTPIITASSPEGARDFLVPSRLHPGKFYALPQAPQQFKQLIMVAGFDRYFQIAPCFRDEDPRADRSPTDFYQLDVEMSFVEQEDVFNAIQPVIQGVFEEFGNGRPVDADWPRIPYAEAMLKYGSDKPDLRNPIEMQVVSDHFRGSGFAIFAKLLEQDGTEVRAIPAPTGGSRKFADRMNAFAQREGLPGMGYIFWRKGDDGTTEAAGPIAKNIGPERTEAIRQQLGLGEGDAAFFLGGKPEQFEAVAGRARNEIGRELGLADENQFKFAWIVDFPMYEKTDEGKIDFSHNPFSMPQGGLDALSGDPLAVKGYQYDLACNGYELISGAIRNHKPEIMFKAFELAGYPASEVEKRFGGMVKAFRYGAPPHGGCAAGIDRIVMLLADEQNIREVIMFPMNQRAEDLMMGAPSEPTNEQMRELRLRALPKE; this comes from the coding sequence ATGCACGCCTATCGCAGCCATACCTGCGCCGATCTGACCGCCGCCAATGCCGGTGACACCGTCCGCCTGTCAGGCTGGGTGCACCGGGTCCGTGACCACGGGGGCGTGCTGTTCGTCGATCTGCGCGATCATTACGGCATGACGCAGGTGCTGGCCGACAGCGACAGCCCGGCCTTTGCCGCCATGGAAAAGCTGCGGGCCGAAACCGTGATCCGCATCGACGGCCGGGTGAAGCTGCGCGATGCATCGCTGGTCAATCCCAAGCTGCCCACCGGCGAGATCGAGGTCTATGCCACCGATCTGGAAGTGCTTGGCCCGGCGGACGAGCTGCCCCTGCCGGTCTTTGGCGATCAGGACTACCCCGAGGAAACGCGTCTGGCCTATCGCTTCATCGACCTGCGCCGCGAGTCGCTGCACCAGAACATCATGCTGCGCAGCCAGGTGATCCGGTCCTTGCGCAACCGCATGTGGGATACCGGCTTCACCGAGTTTCAAACGCCGATCATCACCGCCAGCAGCCCCGAGGGCGCGCGCGACTTTCTGGTCCCCTCGCGCCTGCACCCGGGCAAGTTCTACGCCCTGCCGCAGGCGCCCCAGCAGTTCAAGCAGCTGATCATGGTGGCCGGTTTCGACCGCTATTTCCAGATCGCGCCCTGCTTCCGCGACGAAGACCCGCGCGCAGACCGCAGCCCCACCGATTTCTACCAGCTTGACGTCGAAATGTCCTTTGTCGAGCAAGAGGACGTCTTTAACGCCATCCAGCCCGTCATTCAGGGCGTGTTTGAGGAATTCGGCAACGGCCGCCCGGTCGATGCCGACTGGCCGCGCATCCCCTATGCCGAGGCGATGCTGAAATATGGCAGCGACAAGCCCGACCTGCGCAACCCGATCGAGATGCAGGTGGTCAGCGACCATTTCCGCGGCTCGGGCTTCGCGATCTTTGCCAAGCTCTTGGAACAGGACGGCACCGAGGTCCGCGCCATCCCCGCCCCGACCGGCGGCAGCCGCAAATTCGCCGACCGCATGAACGCCTTCGCGCAGCGCGAGGGCCTGCCGGGCATGGGCTATATCTTCTGGCGCAAGGGCGACGATGGCACGACCGAGGCCGCCGGTCCCATCGCCAAGAATATCGGCCCCGAGCGGACCGAGGCGATCCGTCAGCAACTAGGACTGGGCGAGGGCGACGCGGCCTTCTTCCTGGGCGGCAAGCCCGAGCAGTTCGAGGCTGTCGCGGGCCGCGCCCGCAACGAGATCGGGCGCGAGCTTGGCCTGGCCGACGAAAACCAGTTCAAATTCGCCTGGATCGTCGATTTCCCGATGTATGAGAAGACGGATGAGGGCAAGATCGACTTCAGCCACAACCCGTTCTCCATGCCGCAGGGCGGGCTGGATGCGCTGTCGGGCGATCCTCTGGCCGTGAAGGGCTATCAATATGATCTGGCCTGCAACGGCTATGAGCTGATTTCGGGCGCGATCCGGAACCACAAGCCCGAGATCATGTTCAAGGCGTTCGAACTGGCCGGCTACCCTGCCTCCGAGGTCGAAAAGCGCTTCGGCGGCATGGTCAAGGCCTTCCGCTATGGCGCCCCGCCCCACGGCGGTTGCGCGGCGGGGATCGACCGGATCGTGATGCTGCTGGCGGACGAACAGAACATCCGCGAAGTCATCATGTTCCCGATGAACCAGCGCGCCGAGGATCTGATGATGGGCGCCCCGTCCGAGCCGACCAACGAACAGATGCGCGAATTGCGCCTGCGCGCCCTGCCGAAAGAGTGA
- a CDS encoding type II CAAX prenyl endopeptidase Rce1 family protein: MVEYAPDTLKPGFWLKAEFAALYIGAPLLIALFMPAYLLFEALAIFSVAGLLLLWLSGGFRWRSLVVGWGRIPWLQVLGITLATLISGYVILSLNQPEALFAIPRYRPELLLLIWVFYPLLSALPQELIFRVLFFHRYRSLLPQGNAGHALNAALFSFAHLMYWSWIVCIFTLVGGWIFARAYQRQGFPSAWLLHAVAGNVLFAVGMGYYFYSGNVVRPF, encoded by the coding sequence ATGGTTGAATACGCGCCTGACACGCTGAAGCCAGGCTTCTGGCTGAAGGCTGAATTCGCGGCGCTCTATATCGGGGCGCCGCTGCTGATCGCGCTGTTCATGCCCGCCTATCTGCTGTTCGAGGCGCTCGCGATCTTTTCCGTGGCCGGCCTGCTGCTGTTGTGGCTCAGCGGCGGGTTTCGCTGGCGGTCGCTGGTGGTGGGATGGGGGCGGATCCCGTGGCTGCAGGTGCTGGGGATCACGCTGGCCACGCTGATCTCGGGCTATGTCATCCTGTCGCTGAACCAGCCCGAGGCGCTGTTCGCCATCCCGCGTTACCGGCCTGAACTGCTGCTGCTGATCTGGGTATTCTACCCGTTGCTGTCGGCGCTGCCGCAAGAGCTGATCTTTCGCGTGCTGTTCTTTCACCGCTACCGCAGCCTGCTGCCGCAGGGCAATGCGGGCCATGCGCTGAATGCGGCGCTGTTTTCCTTTGCCCATCTGATGTACTGGTCCTGGATCGTGTGCATCTTTACCCTTGTCGGCGGATGGATCTTTGCCCGCGCCTATCAGCGTCAGGGCTTTCCATCGGCCTGGCTGTTGCATGCGGTGGCGGGGAATGTGCTCTTCGCGGTCGGCATGGGCTATTATTTCTACAGCGGGAACGTGGTCAGACCCTTCTGA
- a CDS encoding GH25 family lysozyme, whose product MRILTKFMLGLMLVLAVACSRTPTRAPSAGPGANPQLGDSRPHSWTSGSPYGQAVHGIDISRWQGNIDWNRVRGSGISFAFIKSTEGGDHVDPNFRRYWYEAAQARIPRGAYHYYYFCRSGFEQAQWFIRSVPREVGSMPPVIDLEWTNSKTCPRRPSPAEVKREASVFMDIVGRHYGQRPIIYTTVDFYRDNRLGDMRAEFWLRSVADHPRVRYPGQRWAFWQYTGTGIVPGIQGDVDLNAFAGSRSDWVRWLNTRLTR is encoded by the coding sequence ATGCGCATCTTAACGAAATTCATGCTGGGGCTGATGCTGGTCCTGGCTGTGGCCTGTTCGCGGACACCGACGCGCGCGCCATCTGCGGGGCCGGGGGCCAATCCGCAACTGGGCGACAGCCGTCCCCACAGCTGGACCTCGGGCAGCCCCTATGGTCAGGCCGTGCATGGCATCGACATCTCGCGCTGGCAGGGCAATATCGACTGGAACCGGGTGCGCGGGTCGGGCATCAGCTTTGCCTTCATCAAATCGACCGAGGGCGGCGATCACGTTGACCCGAATTTCCGCCGCTACTGGTACGAGGCCGCGCAGGCCCGCATTCCGCGCGGCGCCTATCACTATTACTATTTCTGCCGTTCAGGCTTTGAACAGGCGCAATGGTTCATCCGCAGTGTGCCGCGTGAAGTCGGGTCGATGCCCCCGGTGATCGATCTGGAATGGACCAATTCCAAGACCTGTCCGCGCCGTCCCTCGCCCGCCGAGGTCAAGCGCGAGGCGTCGGTCTTCATGGATATCGTCGGCCGCCATTACGGCCAGCGGCCCATCATCTATACGACGGTCGATTTCTACCGCGACAACCGGCTTGGCGACATGCGCGCCGAATTCTGGCTGCGTTCGGTAGCCGACCATCCCCGCGTTCGCTATCCGGGCCAGCGTTGGGCATTCTGGCAATATACCGGCACGGGGATCGTTCCGGGAATTCAGGGCGATGTCGATCTGAACGCCTTCGCGGGTTCCCGTTCGGATTGGGTAAGATGGTTGAATACGCGCCTGACACGCTGA
- a CDS encoding FAD-binding oxidoreductase — MPLPDDLSHSLQALLGTRFSVTQADRGHHAQSESFHSAPPPDAVVWPRTTEEVARIVAACADAGVPLVAWGAGTSLEGHALAYRGGVTLDLSQMDRVIEIRAPDMQVTVQPGVTREALNTELRATGLFFPVDPGANASLGGMASTRASGTTAVRYGTMRDNVLALQVVMADGRVIRTGTRAAKSSAGYDLTGLFVGAEGTLGIITELTLKLHGQPEEVASAVCAFETLDHAVECVSATIQSGIPMARIEFVDAATARAFNLHSGASLPEMPHLMVEFHGSPGSVREDATRFGEIAEDFGATGFDWATTPEDRARLWRMRHGAYHACLALRSGAKGVVTDVCVPMSELPAAVHAAAEDIAAAGLLGPIVGHVGDGNFHSLLLVDPDDKAEIAAAKEVARKMAERALSVGGTITGEHGIGVGKRDLMAAQHGDGWQVMGAIKQALDPQDILNPGKMLPDRN, encoded by the coding sequence ATGCCACTTCCTGATGACCTAAGCCACAGCCTGCAGGCGCTGCTGGGAACGCGCTTTTCCGTGACGCAGGCGGATCGCGGCCATCACGCGCAATCCGAAAGCTTTCACAGCGCCCCGCCGCCGGATGCCGTGGTCTGGCCCCGCACGACCGAAGAGGTCGCCCGGATCGTTGCGGCCTGCGCGGATGCCGGGGTGCCGCTGGTCGCCTGGGGTGCCGGAACCTCGCTTGAGGGGCACGCGCTTGCCTATCGCGGCGGGGTCACGCTGGATCTGAGCCAGATGGACAGGGTGATCGAAATTCGCGCGCCGGATATGCAGGTCACCGTGCAGCCCGGCGTCACGCGAGAGGCGCTGAACACCGAATTGCGCGCGACGGGTCTGTTCTTTCCCGTCGATCCGGGGGCGAATGCGTCGCTGGGCGGCATGGCCTCGACCCGGGCCAGCGGCACGACGGCGGTGCGTTATGGCACGATGCGCGACAATGTGCTGGCCTTGCAGGTGGTGATGGCGGATGGCCGCGTGATCCGCACCGGCACGCGGGCGGCGAAATCCAGCGCGGGCTATGATCTGACCGGGCTTTTCGTGGGGGCCGAGGGCACGCTGGGTATCATCACCGAACTGACGCTGAAGCTGCATGGCCAGCCGGAAGAGGTCGCCAGCGCCGTCTGTGCCTTCGAGACGCTGGATCATGCGGTCGAATGTGTCAGCGCCACGATCCAGTCGGGCATTCCGATGGCGCGCATCGAATTTGTCGATGCGGCGACGGCGCGGGCCTTTAACCTGCATTCAGGGGCCAGCCTGCCGGAAATGCCGCATCTGATGGTGGAATTCCACGGCTCTCCTGGCAGCGTGCGCGAAGATGCCACCCGGTTCGGAGAGATCGCAGAGGATTTCGGCGCGACCGGCTTTGACTGGGCCACCACGCCCGAGGATCGCGCCCGGCTGTGGCGGATGCGGCATGGCGCCTATCACGCCTGTCTGGCGCTGCGATCCGGGGCAAAGGGGGTGGTCACGGATGTCTGCGTGCCGATGTCGGAACTGCCCGCCGCGGTTCACGCCGCCGCCGAGGATATCGCCGCCGCTGGTCTGCTGGGGCCGATCGTCGGGCATGTCGGTGACGGCAATTTCCATTCGCTGCTGCTGGTCGATCCCGATGACAAGGCCGAGATCGCCGCAGCCAAAGAGGTAGCCCGCAAGATGGCCGAGCGTGCCCTTTCCGTCGGCGGCACCATCACCGGCGAACATGGGATCGGGGTCGGGAAACGCGATCTGATGGCGGCACAGCATGGCGATGGCTGGCAGGTGATGGGCGCGATCAAGCAGGCGCTGGATCCGCAGGATATCCTGAATCCGGGCAAGATGCTGCCCGACCGGAACTGA
- a CDS encoding glycosyltransferase produces the protein MDDNRISPLHPITRHRAETLPEGLLAQTPPRSDHAFVTLVSNPAYLPGAEALLRSLRLTGTEADLVVMHRGLEQAHLARLAALGARLVAADLLPTSAGFDQTHARDALHARAAYTRGGKPAFHTPLDNFIKLRLWQLDYQRCVFIDADAVVLRPVDKLFQLPEFCAAPNVYDGLDGFHRMNSGVFTARPDIATYRDMLQRLDKPGIFWRRTDQTFLQDYFPDWHGLSIHHNMLQYVWFRMPELWSWDDIRILHFQYEKPWSNHEKVHLLRPLIDLWKAIASGQPVPDLAAQRRPAA, from the coding sequence ATGGACGACAACCGCATTTCGCCGCTGCATCCCATAACACGGCACCGTGCCGAAACGCTGCCCGAGGGATTGCTGGCCCAGACCCCTCCCCGATCCGATCATGCCTTCGTGACGCTGGTCAGCAACCCCGCCTATCTGCCGGGGGCCGAGGCGCTGTTGCGGTCGCTGAGGCTGACCGGGACCGAGGCGGATCTGGTGGTGATGCATCGCGGGCTGGAACAGGCGCATCTGGCGCGGTTGGCCGCGCTTGGCGCAAGGCTGGTGGCGGCGGATCTGCTGCCGACCTCTGCCGGTTTCGACCAGACCCACGCCCGCGACGCCCTGCATGCCCGCGCGGCCTATACACGCGGCGGCAAGCCCGCCTTTCACACGCCGCTGGACAATTTCATCAAGCTGCGGCTGTGGCAGCTGGATTATCAGCGCTGCGTCTTCATCGATGCCGATGCGGTGGTGCTGCGACCGGTGGACAAGCTGTTTCAATTGCCCGAATTCTGCGCCGCGCCCAATGTCTATGACGGGCTGGACGGCTTTCACCGGATGAATTCCGGCGTCTTCACCGCCCGCCCCGATATCGCCACCTATCGCGATATGCTGCAGCGTCTGGACAAGCCCGGCATCTTCTGGCGGCGCACCGATCAGACCTTCCTGCAGGATTATTTCCCCGACTGGCACGGGCTGTCGATCCATCATAACATGCTGCAATATGTCTGGTTCAGGATGCCCGAATTGTGGAGCTGGGACGACATCCGCATCCTGCATTTCCAATATGAAAAGCCCTGGTCGAACCATGAAAAGGTGCATCTGCTGCGTCCGCTGATCGACCTGTGGAAAGCCATCGCCTCGGGCCAGCCCGTGCCCGACCTTGCGGCGCAAAGACGCCCCGCCGCCTGA
- a CDS encoding NAD-dependent epimerase/dehydratase family protein, with product MRIALTGASGLVGRHVMRAAEAAGHQITLLGRDSGYRLGDAPDLAGHDALIHCAFAHTPGRYRGGEGDDPAGFRRLNLDGSIRLFDSAARSGVGRILFLSSRAVHDGHRPGTILTDDLPARPTTLYGEVKALAEDHLQGLADQGFHTTALRATGVYGAEPDHKWRGLFADYLADRPVAPRVATEVHGDDLAAAILLLLRQPAPPRCANVSDLVLDRHDLLSRVASLTGCPHPPPPRAEASALSVLRCDALRGMGWRPGGLDLLTRSLPLMLDQGQVL from the coding sequence ATGCGGATCGCGCTGACAGGCGCGTCGGGCCTTGTCGGGCGTCATGTGATGCGCGCGGCGGAAGCTGCCGGGCATCAGATCACCCTGCTGGGTCGCGACAGCGGTTATCGGTTGGGCGATGCGCCCGATCTGGCCGGGCATGACGCGCTGATCCATTGCGCCTTCGCCCATACCCCCGGTCGCTATCGCGGCGGCGAGGGCGACGATCCCGCAGGCTTCCGCCGCCTCAATCTGGACGGCTCGATCCGCCTGTTCGACAGCGCCGCGCGATCAGGCGTCGGGCGGATCCTGTTCCTGTCCTCTCGTGCGGTCCATGACGGGCACCGGCCCGGCACGATCCTGACCGACGATCTGCCAGCCCGCCCAACGACCCTGTATGGCGAGGTGAAGGCACTGGCCGAGGATCATCTGCAAGGCCTTGCGGATCAGGGCTTTCACACCACAGCCTTGCGCGCCACGGGGGTTTATGGCGCGGAACCGGACCACAAATGGCGCGGGCTTTTCGCGGATTACCTGGCGGACAGGCCCGTTGCGCCGCGTGTCGCGACAGAGGTTCATGGCGACGATCTGGCCGCCGCCATCCTGCTGCTGCTGCGACAGCCGGCCCCGCCGCGATGCGCCAATGTCAGCGATCTTGTGCTGGACCGTCACGATCTGCTGTCACGTGTCGCATCGCTGACCGGTTGCCCTCACCCCCCGCCGCCACGCGCCGAGGCCTCGGCGCTTTCCGTGCTGCGTTGCGATGCCCTGCGCGGCATGGGCTGGCGACCGGGCGGATTGGACCTGCTGACCCGCAGCCTGCCCTTGATGCTGGACCAGGGACAGGTTTTGTGA
- a CDS encoding chloride channel protein yields MGSSKTSRQKAASGPQSSLIGRGWRYCYGRGRTALRIMRDQGPSQLQFWLMALLIGIGAGLAALGFRLGISALQRMIYGADDLTLATTAERLPWYWIMLVPVIGGLIVGLILDRFTPDGRVRAVADVIEGAALEGGRVETREGLASAAASLITLGAGGSSGREGPVVHLAGVISTAVATRIKASPMTGRDLLGCAVAGAVAASFNAPIAGALFAHEVILRHFAIHSFAPIAISAVAGTVINRLEFGGLTEFTLPQQMNLAFYIELPAFMLLGLISALVAAAMMSAIFRADRVGTWAMGKLGWPRWSRPAIAGLLLGMIAIPFPHIIGVGYETTAAALSGRIDLLAAITFALVKAVAVAITLGGRMGGGVFSPALVMGSLTGLAFGIIATWIMPEVSGSVNLYAFAGMGAVGAAILGAPISTAMIVFELTGDWQTGIAVMTAVSLSSALASRLVRRSFFLTQLENRGVRIAEGPQVWLPQKMRITAILRPLDADNAPAPDLVRNLAADGHALMEGTPLDEALREFDRSLAAFLPVIRPPEPSDDPDAAPPEPEIIGVVYHIDALRALNQALAETAAEEHG; encoded by the coding sequence ATGGGCAGCAGCAAGACATCGCGACAAAAGGCCGCCAGCGGGCCGCAATCCTCTTTGATCGGCCGGGGCTGGCGCTATTGCTATGGTCGCGGGCGCACGGCGCTGCGCATTATGCGCGATCAGGGGCCAAGCCAGCTCCAGTTCTGGCTGATGGCATTGCTGATCGGGATTGGCGCGGGGCTGGCGGCACTTGGCTTTCGGCTGGGCATTTCGGCGCTGCAGCGGATGATCTATGGTGCGGATGACCTGACGCTGGCCACCACGGCCGAACGTCTTCCCTGGTACTGGATCATGCTGGTGCCTGTCATCGGCGGGTTGATCGTCGGGCTGATTCTTGACCGCTTTACCCCGGATGGCCGCGTCCGCGCCGTTGCCGACGTGATCGAGGGCGCCGCGCTGGAGGGTGGCCGCGTCGAAACCCGCGAGGGGCTGGCCTCGGCAGCCGCGTCCCTGATCACGCTGGGCGCGGGCGGCAGTTCGGGACGCGAAGGTCCGGTGGTGCATCTGGCCGGGGTGATCTCGACCGCTGTTGCGACACGGATCAAGGCCAGCCCGATGACCGGGCGCGACCTGCTGGGTTGCGCGGTGGCAGGCGCGGTTGCGGCCAGCTTCAACGCCCCGATCGCAGGCGCGCTGTTCGCGCATGAGGTGATCCTGCGCCATTTCGCGATCCATTCCTTTGCGCCCATCGCCATTTCCGCCGTGGCGGGCACGGTCATCAACCGGCTGGAATTTGGCGGGCTGACCGAATTCACCCTGCCCCAGCAAATGAACCTGGCCTTCTATATCGAATTGCCCGCCTTCATGCTGCTTGGCCTGATCTCGGCGCTGGTGGCGGCGGCGATGATGTCCGCGATCTTTCGCGCCGACCGGGTGGGGACATGGGCGATGGGGAAACTCGGCTGGCCGCGCTGGTCGCGACCGGCCATTGCCGGGCTGCTTCTGGGCATGATTGCGATCCCCTTTCCGCATATTATCGGCGTGGGCTATGAAACCACGGCCGCCGCGCTGTCGGGGCGGATCGACCTTCTGGCGGCGATTACATTCGCGCTGGTCAAGGCCGTCGCGGTGGCGATCACGCTGGGCGGGCGCATGGGCGGCGGCGTCTTTTCGCCCGCGCTGGTCATGGGATCGCTGACCGGGCTGGCCTTTGGCATCATCGCCACATGGATCATGCCAGAGGTCTCTGGCAGCGTGAACCTCTATGCCTTCGCGGGGATGGGTGCGGTCGGCGCCGCGATTCTGGGGGCGCCGATTTCGACTGCCATGATCGTCTTCGAACTGACCGGGGACTGGCAGACCGGGATCGCGGTGATGACGGCGGTGTCTCTCAGCTCGGCGCTGGCATCACGGCTGGTACGGCGGTCCTTCTTCCTGACGCAGCTTGAAAATCGCGGCGTCCGCATTGCCGAGGGGCCGCAGGTCTGGCTGCCGCAAAAGATGCGCATCACCGCGATCCTGCGCCCGCTGGATGCCGATAACGCCCCTGCCCCGGATCTGGTGCGAAATCTGGCCGCCGATGGCCACGCCCTGATGGAGGGCACACCGCTGGATGAGGCTCTGCGCGAATTCGACCGCTCGCTGGCGGCCTTCCTGCCGGTGATCCGTCCGCCCGAACCGTCAGACGACCCTGATGCCGCGCCGCCAGAGCCCGAAATCATCGGCGTCGTCTATCACATCGACGCCCTGCGTGCGCTGAACCAGGCGCTGGCAGAGACCGCCGCGGAAGAGCACGGCTGA
- the cobT gene encoding cobaltochelatase subunit CobT — MKNSDNPADPFKKALSEATRALADDHELNVTFSADPSGVSGDTMRLPQVSRRMTRDEILLARGTADALAMRMRHHDADTHAKFAPTGPMARELYEALETARVEALGARDMPGALSNIDAKIGAEAEKKGYGQIKAPADAPLSVAAGYLLREAATGRDLPSAAQHVAELWRPFVEQQTGDALASVNEVLADQAAFARLSRKVISDLGYADQLGDDPEDPQDDEAEDDAEQEEEAGDNQSRDEDDGEEAEASPERSQEQTQDERQAQVSMDDQSDDELTDEAEMPEAETPPDLPPPVSDASADYKVFTQEWDEEISAEDLADPAELERLRAYLDKQLEPLRGAVSRLANKLQRRLLAQQNRSWEFDKEEGVLDAGRLARVVANPTTPLSFKVEKDTEFRDTVVTLLIDNSGSMRGRPISIAAICADVLARTLERSSVKVEILGFTTRAWKGGQAREAWLKAGRPAQPGRLNDLRHIIYKSADAPWRRVRPNLGLMMKEGLLKENIDGEALEWAHRRLVKRSEARKILMVISDGAPVDDSTLSVNPANYLEKHLRDVIAMVERKKAVELLAIGIGHDVTRYYERAVTITDAEQLAGAITEQLAALFDSDPRKRARVLGMSTLRRA, encoded by the coding sequence ATGAAGAACTCTGACAATCCCGCCGATCCCTTCAAGAAAGCCTTGTCCGAAGCGACCCGTGCGCTGGCGGATGATCACGAGTTGAACGTGACTTTCAGCGCCGATCCCTCGGGCGTGTCGGGCGACACCATGCGCCTGCCGCAGGTCAGCCGCCGCATGACGCGGGATGAGATCCTGCTGGCGCGCGGGACGGCGGATGCGCTGGCGATGCGGATGCGGCACCACGATGCCGACACCCATGCGAAATTCGCGCCCACCGGGCCGATGGCGCGGGAGCTTTACGAGGCGCTGGAAACCGCGCGGGTCGAGGCTCTGGGCGCGCGCGACATGCCCGGTGCGCTGTCGAATATCGACGCCAAGATCGGGGCCGAGGCCGAAAAGAAGGGCTATGGCCAGATCAAGGCCCCGGCGGATGCGCCGCTTTCCGTGGCGGCGGGTTATCTGCTGCGCGAGGCCGCGACGGGCAGGGATTTGCCTTCTGCCGCGCAGCATGTGGCAGAATTGTGGCGTCCCTTTGTCGAGCAGCAGACCGGCGATGCGCTGGCCAGTGTTAATGAGGTGCTGGCCGATCAGGCCGCCTTCGCCCGCCTGTCGCGCAAGGTGATCAGCGATCTGGGCTATGCCGATCAGCTGGGCGACGACCCGGAAGATCCTCAGGATGACGAGGCCGAGGATGATGCCGAGCAGGAGGAAGAGGCGGGCGACAACCAGTCGCGCGACGAGGATGACGGCGAGGAAGCCGAGGCCTCGCCCGAACGCAGTCAGGAGCAGACTCAGGATGAGCGTCAGGCTCAGGTCAGCATGGACGATCAGTCCGATGACGAGCTGACCGACGAGGCCGAGATGCCCGAGGCGGAAACGCCCCCGGATCTGCCGCCGCCCGTCAGCGACGCCTCGGCCGATTACAAGGTCTTTACCCAGGAATGGGACGAAGAAATCAGCGCCGAGGATCTTGCCGACCCGGCCGAGCTTGAACGTCTGCGCGCCTATCTGGACAAGCAGCTTGAACCCTTGCGTGGCGCTGTCAGTCGTCTGGCCAATAAATTGCAGCGGCGTCTGTTGGCGCAGCAGAACCGCAGCTGGGAATTCGACAAGGAAGAGGGCGTGCTGGATGCGGGCCGTCTGGCGCGCGTCGTGGCGAACCCCACCACCCCGCTGAGCTTCAAGGTCGAGAAGGATACCGAATTCCGCGACACCGTCGTCACGCTGCTGATCGACAATTCCGGTTCTATGCGCGGTCGCCCGATCTCGATCGCGGCGATTTGCGCCGATGTTCTGGCCCGCACGCTGGAACGCAGCTCGGTCAAGGTCGAGATCCTGGGCTTTACCACCCGCGCCTGGAAGGGCGGTCAGGCGCGCGAGGCGTGGCTGAAGGCCGGGCGTCCGGCCCAGCCCGGGCGGCTGAACGATCTGCGCCACATCATCTATAAATCAGCCGATGCCCCCTGGCGTCGGGTGCGCCCCAATCTGGGCCTGATGATGAAGGAAGGGCTGCTGAAAGAGAATATCGACGGCGAGGCGCTGGAATGGGCGCATCGGCGGCTGGTCAAGCGCAGCGAGGCCCGCAAGATCCTGATGGTGATCTCGGATGGGGCGCCGGTGGACGATTCGACCCTGTCGGTCAATCCGGCCAACTATCTGGAAAAGCATCTGCGCGACGTGATCGCCATGGTCGAGCGCAAGAAGGCCGTGGAATTGCTGGCCATCGGCATCGGCCATGACGTCACCCGCTATTACGAACGCGCGGTGACGATCACCGATGCCGAACAGCTTGCCGGCGCGATTACCGAACAGCTTGCGGCGCTGTTTGACAGCGATCCGCGCAAACGCGCGCGGGTTTTGGGCATGTCGACGCTGCGCCGCGCCTGA